The Caulobacter sp. FWC26 genome contains a region encoding:
- a CDS encoding L-aspartate oxidase, with protein MIERIIFNGPVILGAGLAGLTAALAAKTALVLSPTPLATGCSSAWAQGGMAAALSAEDSPVLHAADTIAAGAGLCDPKAVELLTTEGPRAVRDLAALGAPFDRKPDDSFVLSLEAAHAKARVARVGGDGAGAAIMAAVVAAVRATATINIREGARARRLLQDATGRVVGVLAEIDGALVEIRSPSVILATGGVGGLYAVTTTPAQVRGEGLGLAALAGAMIADPEFVQFHPTAIDIGRDPAPLATEALRGEGAILRNIDGRAFMADYHPAKELAPRDVVARAIHAERAAGRGAFLDATQAVGEHFPHEFPAVFEACMSAGVDPRQAMIPVTPAVHYHMGGVATDLDGRASLAGLYAAGECASTGVQGANRLASNSLLEAAVFGARAGRAAATEGAAGQEPVSLAPLPDLPEAALQGLRQAMSRDAGVIRDAWGLTRLLTQVEALEAAHGPCPTVVAARLIVDAALARRESRGGHYRSDFPASGEAVRTFVTLEAAGALRRRAA; from the coding sequence ATGATCGAACGCATCATCTTCAACGGCCCCGTCATCCTCGGGGCAGGTCTGGCTGGCCTCACCGCCGCGCTCGCCGCGAAGACGGCGCTGGTGCTGTCGCCCACGCCGCTGGCGACCGGCTGCTCCAGCGCCTGGGCTCAGGGCGGGATGGCCGCAGCGCTGTCGGCGGAAGACTCTCCCGTGCTGCACGCCGCCGACACCATCGCCGCCGGAGCGGGTCTGTGTGATCCCAAAGCCGTCGAGCTCCTGACTACCGAAGGCCCCCGGGCTGTCCGCGACCTCGCCGCCCTCGGCGCGCCGTTCGACCGCAAGCCGGACGACAGCTTCGTCCTCAGCCTGGAAGCCGCCCACGCCAAGGCTCGCGTCGCCCGGGTCGGCGGCGACGGGGCCGGCGCGGCGATCATGGCCGCCGTCGTGGCGGCGGTGCGCGCGACGGCGACGATCAACATCCGTGAAGGCGCCCGAGCCCGCCGCTTGTTGCAAGACGCCACCGGCCGCGTGGTTGGCGTGCTTGCCGAGATCGACGGCGCCTTGGTCGAGATCCGCAGCCCCAGCGTTATCCTTGCGACCGGCGGCGTCGGCGGCCTCTACGCCGTGACCACCACGCCCGCCCAGGTGCGCGGCGAGGGTCTGGGCCTGGCCGCGCTGGCCGGTGCGATGATCGCCGATCCGGAGTTCGTGCAGTTCCACCCCACCGCCATCGACATCGGCCGCGATCCCGCCCCCCTGGCCACCGAGGCCCTGCGCGGCGAGGGCGCGATCCTGCGCAATATCGACGGTCGCGCCTTCATGGCCGATTATCACCCGGCCAAGGAACTGGCGCCGCGCGACGTGGTGGCCCGTGCGATCCACGCCGAGCGCGCGGCCGGTCGCGGCGCATTCCTCGACGCCACACAGGCCGTGGGCGAGCACTTCCCGCACGAATTCCCGGCTGTGTTCGAGGCTTGCATGAGCGCCGGCGTCGATCCGCGCCAAGCGATGATCCCGGTCACGCCCGCTGTCCACTATCACATGGGCGGAGTGGCCACCGATCTTGACGGCCGCGCTAGTCTGGCTGGCCTGTACGCCGCCGGCGAATGCGCCTCGACCGGCGTCCAGGGCGCGAATCGGCTGGCGTCCAACAGCCTCTTGGAAGCGGCCGTCTTCGGGGCCCGCGCCGGTCGCGCAGCGGCGACCGAAGGTGCGGCAGGCCAAGAGCCGGTCAGCCTCGCCCCCCTGCCCGACCTGCCCGAGGCCGCCCTGCAGGGCTTGCGACAGGCGATGAGCCGCGACGCGGGCGTGATCCGCGACGCTTGGGGCCTGACCCGCCTGCTCACCCAGGTCGAGGCGCTGGAGGCCGCGCACGGTCCCTGCCCGACCGTGGTCGCCGCGCGCCTGATCGTCGACGCCGCCCTCGCCCGGCGTGAAAGCCGGGGCGGGCACTATCGCTCTGACTTCCCGGCCAGCGGCGAGGCTGTGCGAACCTTCGTGACGCTGGAGGCCGCCGGAGCGCTGCGCCGGCGGGCGGCTTGA
- the nadA gene encoding quinolinate synthase NadA, whose translation MADGFAAPHAFKGEFTAEIEAQTASIWEKVKHHVTPMEWRVQAPLIVEINRLKREKNAAILAHNYMTPDIFHGVGDFVGDSLALAKEAAKSDAQIIVQAGVHFMAETSKVLSPQKKILIPDLKAGCSLASSITGADVRLIKQRYPGVPVVTYVNTTADVKAETDICCTSANAVQVVEWAAKEWGTDKVILIPDEFLARNVARQTDVKIIAWAGHCEVHKRFTAQDIADMRAAWPGAEVLAHPECPAEILEAADFAGSTAAMNDYVAAKKPAQVVLITECSMASNVQAESPATQFIGPCNMCPHMKRITLQNIYDALVHEQYEVTVDADILDRARLAVQRMIDLPPPAVPARYDLVKAKHHVDVELI comes from the coding sequence ATGGCTGACGGCTTCGCCGCCCCCCACGCGTTCAAGGGGGAATTCACCGCCGAGATCGAGGCGCAGACCGCGTCGATCTGGGAGAAGGTCAAGCATCACGTCACCCCGATGGAGTGGCGCGTCCAGGCCCCGCTGATCGTCGAGATCAACCGCCTCAAGCGCGAGAAGAACGCCGCGATCCTGGCTCACAACTACATGACGCCGGACATCTTCCACGGCGTGGGCGACTTCGTGGGCGACAGCCTGGCGCTGGCCAAGGAAGCCGCCAAGAGCGACGCCCAGATCATCGTCCAGGCCGGCGTCCACTTCATGGCCGAGACCAGCAAGGTCCTGTCGCCGCAGAAAAAGATCCTGATCCCGGACCTCAAGGCCGGCTGCTCGCTGGCGTCCTCGATCACCGGCGCCGATGTGCGGCTGATCAAGCAGCGCTATCCGGGCGTGCCGGTCGTGACCTATGTCAACACCACCGCCGACGTGAAGGCCGAGACCGACATCTGCTGCACCAGCGCCAACGCCGTGCAGGTGGTCGAGTGGGCCGCCAAGGAATGGGGGACCGACAAGGTCATCCTGATCCCCGACGAGTTCCTGGCCCGCAACGTCGCGCGCCAGACGGACGTCAAGATCATCGCCTGGGCCGGTCACTGCGAGGTGCACAAACGTTTCACCGCCCAGGACATCGCCGACATGCGCGCGGCCTGGCCGGGCGCCGAGGTGCTGGCTCACCCCGAATGCCCCGCCGAGATCCTGGAAGCCGCCGACTTCGCCGGCTCCACGGCGGCGATGAACGACTATGTCGCCGCCAAGAAGCCGGCCCAGGTGGTGCTGATCACCGAATGCTCGATGGCCAGCAACGTCCAGGCCGAAAGCCCGGCCACCCAGTTCATCGGCCCCTGCAACATGTGCCCGCACATGAAGCGGATCACGCTGCAGAACATCTACGACGCCCTCGTGCACGAGCAGTATGAGGTCACGGTCGACGCCGACATCCTCGACCGCGCGCGCCTGGCCGTGCAGCGCATGATCGACCTGCCCCCGCCGGCCGTGCCGGCGCGTTACGACCTGGTGAAGGCCAAGCACCATGTGGATGTGGAGCTGATTTGA
- a CDS encoding TonB-dependent receptor domain-containing protein, producing MICGVALLAAGQVAAQTAPTGQNAEQTQVEEVVVTGSLFRRTDTETPSPVTVLTSENLARAGIATAADAIRSISADGAGSIGTGFQTGFSAGGSAVSLRGLGVSSTLVLVDGLRSTNFPINDDGHNAYVDLNSIPFSLIERIEVLKDGASSSYGADAIGGVVNLKLKKQFVGVKGSMEAGESDRGDAEHRRADITLGYGDYAETGWNVYVNAEYQTNGRVSNHSRGFPYNTQDLSSIGGLDNNTADQSLTTATPNAVVTRVSQSDLNNPLSGKAGSPLTTSYQSLNLNCANGTFTQTSASANGTGCRWNLVDSYRQIAPKQKRYAFNGRLSFRLNENVEGYATGSYSKSYVNIKGLPAAIRNTQPFGGAPALASSNPGIVLPVWICPAGVNCSTAPDRRLNPNNPFAAAFAADPANGAARIYYLFGDIPGGSERDNEVIRGTIGFNGSFGDDWNWRVEAVGARDNLKLTQHGLINIASLMTAINTGSYNFVDPTQNSAAVRNAISPDKITPSHSSLMAIDASITKRLFALPGGDAQLAVGVQARKEVLENNNQNARLDTYGLTTASAFGKHTVKAAFFEIAAPVHDTLELNLSGRYDDYSEGFSHFSPKFGAKFTPMKQLAFRGTYSKGFRAPTFAESGPRSQYAGFVTTTPPAAFQAAHGGSTNPYSQAYSLGRGVAGSPNLKPEKSRSFTLGAIVEPTRWLSLTVDYYNVKKSDLIVAGPDVSKAVAAYYAAGNQTAGCAAVAAVGAGYSCNVVDAPDPLFPTAQPRVLIINVPYVNANYAATAGVDFSATGKFNLTDDIKLTSRVEVTHLLKYDLHTATEVQKYAGTLGPYDLSSGNGTPDWKGNWQNTLAFGDKYTLSATAYYVGSIKSVAADTNGSTDCVAGNPYATGNAAVASKFCTIKKFINVDMNATAQIKDGVQLYANVGNVFDKKAPIAPGAYASAPNFLTTFHYAGLIGRTFKVGVRFEY from the coding sequence ATGATCTGCGGCGTGGCCCTGCTGGCCGCCGGTCAAGTCGCCGCGCAGACTGCGCCGACCGGCCAGAACGCTGAACAGACGCAAGTCGAGGAAGTTGTCGTTACCGGTTCGCTGTTCCGCCGCACCGATACAGAGACCCCGTCGCCGGTCACCGTGCTGACGTCGGAAAACCTGGCGCGCGCGGGTATCGCGACCGCTGCGGACGCCATTCGCTCCATTTCCGCCGACGGCGCGGGCTCGATCGGCACCGGCTTCCAGACGGGCTTCTCGGCCGGTGGTTCGGCCGTTTCACTGCGCGGCCTGGGCGTCTCGTCGACCCTCGTGCTGGTTGACGGCCTGCGCTCAACCAACTTCCCGATCAACGACGACGGCCATAACGCCTATGTCGACCTGAACTCGATCCCGTTCAGCCTGATCGAACGCATCGAAGTGCTGAAAGATGGCGCTTCGTCGTCTTACGGCGCCGACGCCATCGGCGGCGTGGTGAACCTGAAGCTGAAGAAGCAGTTTGTCGGCGTCAAAGGCAGCATGGAAGCCGGCGAAAGTGATCGTGGCGACGCCGAACATCGTCGCGCCGATATCACGCTGGGTTATGGTGACTACGCCGAAACCGGCTGGAACGTGTACGTCAACGCCGAGTACCAGACCAACGGCCGGGTCTCGAACCACAGCCGTGGCTTCCCCTACAACACTCAGGACCTGAGCTCGATCGGCGGCCTGGACAACAATACGGCCGACCAATCGCTGACCACCGCAACGCCGAACGCCGTCGTGACGCGCGTCAGCCAGTCGGACCTGAACAACCCCCTGTCGGGCAAGGCCGGTTCGCCACTGACCACCTCGTACCAGTCGCTGAACCTGAACTGCGCCAACGGCACCTTCACCCAGACGTCGGCCTCGGCCAATGGCACTGGCTGCCGGTGGAACCTCGTCGACTCCTATCGCCAGATCGCGCCGAAGCAAAAGCGCTACGCCTTCAACGGCCGCCTGAGCTTCCGCCTGAACGAAAACGTCGAGGGCTACGCGACCGGCAGCTACTCGAAGAGCTACGTCAACATCAAGGGTCTGCCAGCCGCTATCCGGAACACCCAGCCCTTCGGCGGCGCGCCCGCCCTGGCCTCGTCGAACCCCGGCATCGTCCTGCCGGTGTGGATCTGCCCGGCGGGCGTCAATTGTTCGACCGCTCCGGACCGTCGTTTGAACCCGAACAACCCGTTCGCGGCGGCCTTCGCAGCTGACCCGGCCAACGGCGCTGCGCGGATCTACTACCTGTTCGGCGACATCCCTGGCGGCAGCGAGCGTGATAACGAGGTCATCCGCGGCACGATCGGCTTCAACGGTTCGTTCGGCGATGACTGGAACTGGCGTGTGGAAGCCGTCGGCGCTCGCGACAATCTGAAGCTGACCCAGCACGGGCTGATCAACATCGCCAGTCTGATGACGGCGATCAACACCGGCTCGTACAACTTCGTCGATCCGACGCAGAACAGCGCCGCCGTGCGGAACGCGATTTCGCCGGACAAGATCACGCCGTCGCACTCGTCGCTGATGGCGATCGACGCCTCGATCACCAAGCGGCTGTTCGCCCTGCCGGGCGGGGACGCCCAGTTGGCCGTCGGCGTCCAGGCGCGCAAGGAAGTCCTGGAAAACAACAACCAGAACGCCCGTCTCGACACCTATGGCCTGACAACGGCTTCGGCCTTCGGCAAGCACACGGTCAAGGCCGCCTTCTTCGAAATCGCCGCGCCGGTCCACGACACGCTCGAACTGAACCTGTCTGGCCGCTATGACGACTATTCGGAAGGCTTCAGCCACTTCTCGCCGAAGTTCGGCGCGAAGTTCACCCCGATGAAGCAACTGGCGTTCCGCGGCACCTACTCCAAGGGCTTCCGCGCGCCGACCTTTGCTGAATCGGGCCCGCGCTCGCAATACGCCGGCTTCGTGACCACCACCCCGCCGGCGGCGTTCCAGGCTGCTCACGGTGGTTCGACCAACCCTTACTCGCAGGCCTACAGCTTGGGTCGCGGCGTCGCGGGCTCCCCGAACCTGAAGCCGGAGAAGTCGCGTAGCTTCACGCTGGGCGCCATCGTCGAGCCGACCCGGTGGTTGAGCCTCACGGTCGACTACTACAACGTGAAAAAGTCCGACCTGATCGTCGCCGGTCCGGACGTGTCGAAGGCCGTGGCGGCCTACTATGCGGCCGGCAACCAGACTGCGGGTTGCGCGGCGGTGGCCGCCGTGGGCGCTGGCTACTCGTGTAACGTCGTCGATGCGCCGGACCCGTTGTTCCCGACGGCGCAGCCGCGCGTGCTGATCATCAACGTTCCCTACGTCAACGCGAACTACGCGGCCACGGCGGGCGTGGATTTCTCGGCCACCGGCAAGTTCAATCTGACCGACGACATCAAGCTGACCAGCCGCGTCGAAGTCACCCACCTGCTCAAGTACGACCTGCACACGGCCACGGAAGTGCAGAAGTACGCTGGCACGCTGGGCCCGTACGACCTGTCGTCGGGTAACGGCACGCCGGACTGGAAGGGCAATTGGCAGAACACGCTGGCTTTCGGTGACAAGTATACCCTGTCGGCCACGGCCTACTATGTGGGTAGCATCAAGTCTGTCGCGGCCGACACCAACGGCAGCACCGATTGCGTCGCGGGCAACCCTTACGCCACCGGCAATGCCGCTGTCGCCAGCAAGTTCTGCACGATCAAGAAGTTCATCAACGTGGACATGAACGCCACGGCGCAGATCAAGGACGGCGTGCAACTCTACGCCAATGTCGGCAACGTCTTCGACAAGAAGGCGCCGATCGCGCCGGGGGCTTACGCTTCGGCTCCGAACTTCCTGACCACCTTCCACTACGCCGGTCTGATCGGCCGTACGTTCAAGGTGGGTGTGCGTTTCGAATACTAG
- a CDS encoding sensor histidine kinase has protein sequence MPGLERAKDGQRRRANSVRGRLVLLTISLLVPALLSMGFLLARADRESRGQLYQQLVTTARALSGAVDRQAATGISVAETLATDQALINGDWAAFHARALRAMHNRSGWIVVADANGQQVLNTRVPYGSPLPRIKRMPDEARAYAAGRSKVSDLLEGPVAGKPVITVGTPITVQGQFYVLSYVVDSASFTSVFRQQRVPDRWVATLLDNKRRVIARSRLNDKFTGALASKDMEENLRRSTEGVNKSVSLEGVPTMVAYTRSPQTGWTLVVAIPRDELASTVNRAVAVGTGVFLLLLGLGIWLALVYSGRINQDMRRLVHDASAIGRGEPLPPAPGDSLEEIAAVHDALRTASQELQAREERQGVMINELNHRVKNTLATVQALARQTFAKTEGAPLNVFTERLVALSGAHDLLTRTGWREADMAALIEASLGAHVDRVDRSGPAVALAPHTAVGLSMVFHELATNSAKYGALSAPNGRVELTWRRDPLTDTLSFVWRDVGGPPVTPPTTPGFGTRLIESSIRREQKGEARFDFQVDGLIFEASLPLPDAVRWTNPL, from the coding sequence ATGCCAGGGCTCGAAAGGGCGAAAGACGGCCAGCGACGACGCGCCAACTCGGTGCGCGGCCGCTTGGTGCTGCTGACCATCAGTCTGCTGGTTCCAGCCCTGCTGTCGATGGGCTTCCTTCTGGCCCGGGCGGACCGCGAGTCGCGCGGACAGCTCTATCAGCAGCTCGTCACCACCGCCCGCGCCCTGAGCGGCGCCGTCGATCGTCAGGCCGCGACGGGAATCTCGGTGGCCGAGACCCTGGCCACCGACCAGGCGCTAATCAACGGCGACTGGGCCGCATTCCACGCCCGCGCGCTGCGGGCCATGCACAACCGATCGGGCTGGATCGTGGTCGCCGACGCCAACGGTCAGCAGGTGCTGAACACGCGCGTGCCCTACGGCAGCCCTCTGCCTCGCATCAAGCGCATGCCAGACGAGGCCCGAGCCTACGCAGCGGGGCGCAGCAAGGTCTCTGACCTTCTGGAAGGCCCCGTAGCCGGCAAACCCGTCATCACCGTCGGCACGCCGATCACGGTTCAGGGTCAGTTCTACGTTCTGTCCTATGTGGTCGACTCCGCCTCCTTCACCTCGGTCTTCCGTCAGCAGCGCGTGCCCGACCGCTGGGTGGCCACGCTGCTCGACAACAAGCGGCGCGTCATCGCCCGCTCGCGCCTGAACGACAAATTCACCGGCGCCCTGGCGTCCAAGGACATGGAGGAGAACCTCCGCCGCTCCACCGAAGGGGTGAACAAGAGCGTTTCCCTAGAGGGCGTGCCCACCATGGTGGCCTATACCCGCTCGCCGCAGACGGGCTGGACGCTGGTGGTGGCCATCCCGCGCGACGAGCTGGCCAGCACCGTCAACCGCGCGGTGGCGGTGGGGACGGGCGTGTTCCTGCTGCTGCTGGGGCTGGGGATCTGGCTGGCCCTGGTCTATTCAGGACGCATCAATCAGGACATGCGCCGCCTGGTCCATGACGCCTCGGCCATCGGGCGCGGAGAGCCCCTGCCGCCGGCGCCGGGCGACAGCCTCGAGGAGATCGCCGCGGTCCATGACGCCCTGCGCACCGCCTCTCAGGAGCTGCAGGCCCGCGAGGAGCGCCAGGGTGTCATGATCAACGAACTGAACCACCGGGTGAAGAACACCCTGGCCACGGTTCAGGCCCTCGCCCGCCAGACCTTCGCCAAGACCGAGGGCGCGCCGCTGAACGTCTTCACCGAGCGCCTGGTCGCCCTGTCCGGCGCTCACGATCTTCTGACCCGCACCGGCTGGCGCGAGGCCGACATGGCCGCCCTGATCGAGGCCAGCCTTGGCGCCCATGTCGATCGGGTGGACCGCTCAGGCCCCGCCGTGGCCCTGGCCCCGCACACGGCCGTCGGCCTGTCGATGGTGTTCCACGAACTGGCCACCAACAGCGCCAAGTACGGGGCGCTGTCGGCCCCGAACGGACGTGTCGAACTGACCTGGCGCCGCGATCCGCTGACCGACACGCTGAGCTTTGTCTGGCGCGACGTGGGCGGTCCGCCGGTGACACCGCCCACGACGCCGGGCTTTGGCACCCGGCTGATCGAAAGCTCGATCCGCCGCGAGCAGAAGGGCGAAGCCCGCTTCGATTTCCAGGTCGACGGCCTGATCTTCGAGGCCTCCTTGCCACTGCCAGACGCGGTGCGATGGACGAACCCGCTCTGA
- the pgsA gene encoding CDP-diacylglycerol--glycerol-3-phosphate 3-phosphatidyltransferase yields the protein MKALPNILTSSRLVMALFMFVALAAAAGAVPYVSEQLTAESQLRLERWAFYAFAVAAITDFFDGWLARKLDAVSVWGAILDPIGDKILVCGALLGLMALGPNPMVVLPAGLILFREFTVSALREVGASKGVKLPVTLLAKWKTTLQLVAIGAEMILASWAAFGLPQEPGLVGGFTLFAHGLLWLATVVTLVTGAQYWEAARKALA from the coding sequence ATGAAAGCGTTGCCCAACATCCTGACCAGCTCGCGCCTTGTCATGGCGCTGTTCATGTTCGTGGCCCTGGCCGCCGCCGCCGGCGCCGTGCCGTATGTTAGCGAACAGCTGACGGCCGAGAGCCAGCTGCGCCTGGAGCGTTGGGCCTTCTACGCCTTCGCCGTCGCCGCGATCACCGACTTCTTCGACGGCTGGCTCGCGCGCAAGCTGGACGCTGTGAGCGTCTGGGGCGCGATTCTCGACCCGATCGGCGACAAGATCCTGGTCTGCGGCGCGCTGCTGGGGCTGATGGCCCTGGGTCCCAATCCGATGGTCGTACTGCCGGCCGGCCTGATCCTGTTCCGGGAGTTCACGGTCAGCGCCCTGCGCGAGGTCGGCGCCAGCAAGGGCGTCAAGCTGCCGGTCACCCTGCTGGCCAAGTGGAAGACCACCCTGCAACTGGTGGCGATCGGCGCCGAGATGATCCTAGCCTCGTGGGCGGCCTTCGGCCTGCCGCAGGAGCCCGGCCTAGTGGGCGGGTTCACGCTGTTCGCCCACGGCCTGCTGTGGCTGGCCACCGTGGTGACCCTGGTCACTGGCGCGCAATACTGGGAAGCGGCCCGCAAGGCGCTGGCTTAG
- a CDS encoding SLC13 family permease — protein sequence MTLQQSLAFALIGATVIAFIWGRWRYDLIALGALAVGMALGLIPVKAAFEGFANDIVIIIASALVLSAAVARSGFVDMVMAPLLPKLKDERSQVPVLAGATAVLSMATKNVGALALMIPSALQIAKRTGVPPGRLLMPMAFGSLVGGLAVLVGTSPNIIVSEVRQEALGQPFKMFDFLPVGGILTLIAIAYLAVGYRLLPRSRQAAIDVDAALAAKAYVTEVAVPDDWTFQADTVGALKRAADGAVSVVAILRGRKRLESPHANAKIHPGDILLLEGEQQELNQLIVAAKLRLSDADRPVAMSEPTDEVRVVEAVIGGESDLIGESARSLTLSHVHGVNLLGVSRSGHRLAGRLATIRLRAGDILVLQGGEHSLPNALQALGLLPLAEREVRLGGVRHALLPVIILAVAMTLVATGVVPVAAGFFGAAVLVVATGALRMREAYAALEPPVLVLVAALIPVSDTVQKTGGADLIAAWLSGAFHGLPPLVTLTAMMAVAMAATPFLNNAATVLIAAPIGMGVAQRLGLSPDPFLMAVAVGAGCDFLTPVGHQCNTLVLGPGGYRFGDYARLGAPLTILILLIAPWLIAWIWPFTG from the coding sequence GTGACATTGCAGCAGAGCCTTGCCTTCGCGCTGATCGGCGCGACCGTGATCGCCTTTATCTGGGGGCGCTGGCGCTATGATCTGATCGCCCTCGGAGCCCTGGCTGTCGGCATGGCGCTGGGCTTGATCCCGGTAAAGGCGGCGTTCGAGGGCTTCGCCAACGACATCGTGATCATCATCGCCAGCGCTCTGGTGCTGTCGGCGGCGGTCGCGCGCAGCGGTTTCGTCGACATGGTCATGGCGCCGCTGCTGCCCAAGCTGAAGGACGAGCGCAGCCAAGTGCCCGTTCTGGCCGGCGCGACGGCCGTGCTGTCGATGGCCACTAAGAACGTCGGGGCGCTGGCCCTGATGATCCCCAGCGCCTTGCAGATCGCCAAGCGTACCGGCGTGCCGCCCGGACGCCTGCTGATGCCGATGGCGTTCGGCTCGCTGGTGGGCGGCCTGGCGGTTCTGGTCGGCACCTCGCCTAACATCATCGTGTCGGAGGTGCGTCAGGAGGCCCTGGGCCAGCCCTTCAAGATGTTCGACTTCCTGCCGGTCGGCGGGATCCTGACCCTGATCGCCATCGCCTATCTGGCTGTCGGCTATCGTCTGCTGCCGCGCTCGCGCCAGGCCGCGATCGATGTCGACGCGGCCCTGGCCGCCAAGGCCTATGTGACCGAAGTCGCCGTCCCTGACGACTGGACCTTCCAGGCTGATACGGTGGGCGCGCTGAAGAGGGCCGCCGACGGCGCGGTGTCGGTCGTGGCCATCCTGCGCGGCCGCAAGCGTCTGGAGTCGCCGCACGCCAACGCCAAGATCCATCCCGGCGACATCCTGCTGCTGGAAGGCGAGCAGCAAGAGCTCAACCAACTGATCGTCGCGGCCAAGCTGCGGCTCAGCGACGCCGACCGCCCTGTGGCGATGAGCGAACCGACCGACGAGGTGCGCGTGGTCGAGGCCGTGATCGGCGGCGAGAGCGATCTGATCGGCGAATCCGCCCGCAGCCTGACCCTCAGCCACGTCCATGGCGTCAATCTGCTGGGCGTGTCGCGCAGCGGTCATCGGCTGGCGGGGCGCCTGGCGACGATCCGCCTGCGGGCGGGCGACATCCTTGTCCTGCAGGGCGGCGAGCATTCTCTGCCCAACGCCCTGCAGGCGCTGGGTCTGCTGCCGCTGGCCGAACGCGAGGTGCGTCTGGGCGGTGTGCGTCACGCCCTGTTGCCAGTGATCATCCTGGCCGTGGCCATGACCCTGGTCGCCACAGGCGTCGTGCCGGTGGCGGCGGGCTTCTTCGGGGCGGCCGTCCTGGTCGTCGCCACGGGCGCGCTGCGGATGCGCGAGGCCTATGCCGCGCTGGAGCCGCCGGTGCTGGTGCTGGTCGCGGCGCTGATCCCGGTCAGCGATACGGTGCAGAAGACCGGCGGCGCCGATCTGATCGCGGCCTGGCTGTCGGGGGCGTTCCACGGCCTGCCGCCGCTCGTCACCCTGACGGCGATGATGGCGGTGGCCATGGCCGCCACGCCGTTCCTGAACAACGCCGCTACCGTGCTGATCGCCGCCCCGATCGGCATGGGCGTGGCCCAGCGCCTGGGCCTGTCGCCCGATCCGTTCCTGATGGCCGTGGCGGTGGGGGCAGGATGCGACTTCCTGACCCCCGTGGGCCACCAATGCAACACCCTGGTGCTCGGACCGGGCGGCTATCGCTTTGGTGACTATGCGCGCCTCGGCGCGCCGCTGACGATCCTGATCCTGTTGATCGCGCCGTGGCTGATCGCGTGGATCTGGCCGTTCACGGGGTAG
- a CDS encoding cold-shock protein yields the protein MATGTVKWFNSTKGFGFIQPDNGGSDIFVHISAVERSGLGSLNEGQKISYEPEVDRRSGKTSAGQLQAA from the coding sequence ATGGCGACTGGAACCGTGAAGTGGTTCAACTCCACCAAGGGCTTCGGCTTCATCCAACCCGACAACGGCGGTTCGGACATCTTCGTCCACATCTCGGCCGTTGAACGTTCGGGTCTGGGTTCGCTGAACGAAGGCCAAAAGATCTCGTACGAGCCCGAAGTCGACCGCCGCAGCGGCAAGACCTCGGCCGGCCAGCTGCAAGCGGCCTAA